A window of Tachypleus tridentatus isolate NWPU-2018 chromosome 7, ASM421037v1, whole genome shotgun sequence genomic DNA:
tagcagggtaaaaaTAGAGTAAAGGCAACTAGTCGTTACCACCTATTGCCAACCCTATCACTggtattttaccaacgaacagtgggatggactgtaaatttataacacatacaagaaaaaaaggggcgagtgtgtttggtgtaacgagagAAGGAACCAGCGATTCTCAGCTGACGACTCAACCGCTTGTACCTCTTAGCCATGCCATGCACGAATAAGAAATGGAAGCAAGTGACTCGAAAAGACGACCTCACAACCAAATAAGATAAAGGTTTGCATGGTTATGGTGATTTGTTTACCGAATTTTatgcattaaataaaaaataaacaagataacattttattattctatagacATCCCTTGCagtccacccccaaacatttttaatggggctCAGTTCGGGTAAACACCCTGAAttatccaaaagaatcacgttattcgccatgaataAAGTCCTTTTAAAAACAGGTGTTTGAATTAAGTTCAACGTTTACTAGgacaaaaaagaaaagtaatggcACTAGTCGAATATTTAATTCAAGTTTAATGCATTAATTtccaatattataataataatatgaaaatgtagTTGTTTTCACGTAGTTGGaagaataacatttatttcaatttatatagttaaaaagaGACCCCAATTTATTAGTGAAAGAAtagtgggaaggcaactagtcgtcaccacctaccgaCACAACTAAAAAATGGTGATGATGTTTCTTGCTTTCCTCAGCTGACGAGTTCACCTCCCTCACCACTTGGCCACACCAGGCCCAAATGAGAAAGGGAAGCAAGTGGCTCGTAAAGATGACCTCGCTATCAGATAAAAcaaacgtggcccggcatggcatagCGCGTTAAAGcgtacgcttcgtaatctgagggacgagggttcgcgcccgagtcgtgtcaaacatactcgccctcctagccgtgtgggcgttataacgtgacggttaattccactattcgttggcaaaagagtagcttaagaattggcggtgggagtagtgatgactagctgccttctctctagtcttacactgctaaattaggaacggctagcaaagatagctgtcgagtagctttgtgcgaagtttaaaaacaaagacaaacgTAAAGAGGACCTCGATATCAGATAAGACAAACGTTGACATGATTATGGTGATTTGTTTTCCCAATTGTATTCATTAAGTAAAAAGGATAAAAATTGATTAAGTAAAATagcaatttataaaaataaaggtaGTAAAGTTAAACCAGAAACGttcacagaaaaaaagaaagaggataggcacgaaattaaaataacaagtttatatCTTCTTTACGAGTTAGTTCTTGTCTACTTTGAAACCTAAACATGTGATAAGAGCGCTTGCCTCGCAATGAACAGATTCAAAGTCCATCACATATGTTATAGTATTATaaaatgacagtcagtcccattgtTATTTGggaaagagtaacccaaagaaTGGCAATGGATGGTATGGAAggatctaccttccctctagtttaacacttCAAAGAATATTCCTCGAGTATTATTCTACgacattcaataaacaaaaaattctcCAAACCATTCAATTAACTCTGTATGCTCATATTATGCATTGTATCGGTatttgaaggaaaaataaaacattcaataaaagttCAGTGAAAGATACTTAGAAACGGACATGATAAAACAACATTGCTAAAATCGTTATTTTTTCGTGAAGCAAACTAAGGTGCACTTACTATTAAGCTAATCCACTTTGATATTAATaagaaagttattgaaaattaacacaaaaatacaactgGTACTCAATAACCTGAataaaacaagagagaaaaaagTCGATATTCTTCAACGATGGGCGTGAACTATGAAAacgatttaaagaacattctgaTATTTAACAGAACAAGTTTAACAAGAGCTCGAAGACACTATAAAAGGACCGAGAAGCAAGTGAAGAGTACAGTTTTCTTCCAGATCAGAAAACAGTAGCACAAACCATGAAATTTCTTGTAAGTGatcatttaatattacattgGGATTAAGCTAATTAGATGAAATCTACGGAGATTTATAAGCGAAATTTTCAACTTACCAATATCTCTTGTTATTCAAAATTTTCTctgttgtttcaaattttgcttttcagttgaaataaagatgacaataaatagtatatacatatgtatcttATTATTTACTAACATAAGAGGAAAGTAAATTGTTTGGAAACAGTAACTATATATAACTTCAACTTTCCTATTTCAACTAAAGTATTAGTCAaactaaacagtaacatttagtttttattatttatcagaatATGAGGAATGTCAGTATaaccttgataaaatatttattatcttaatatcTATAATTTTACGTCTAGATCGTTTTTCTCGGTCTTCTGGCCTACACCAATGCTGGTCTGCTAGGCGCTGGTCTTGTTCGTCCAGGTGGTGTTGCTCCTGTTGCTGTCGCTCCCGCTGCTGTTGCTCGTGTTGCCGTAGCACCTGCCGCTGCCTTTCATGCAACTGGAGCTGTTGCCGCTGCTCAAGGTTTGGATGCACGTGGCATTTCCGTTGGACGAGCTGCTGCCTCCGTCACCCGTATCCACCACGGTGGTTTAGGTTTGGGTCTTATAGTTGGTGCCCACGGACTAAGTCTGGGAGGCCTCGGATTTGGCTATGGTCTGGGAGGACTGGGATATGGTCTCGGAAGAAGAGGATATGGATATGTTCTTGGAGGACTGGGATATGGTCTCGGAAGAAGAGGATATGGCTATATGGTCTCGGCTTAGGAAAACCTATACGATGAAATATATGTTATTCTGCGAAATGTTGGAAATAATTTTGTCCTCCAttggcataacggtatgtctaGGCAATGAACAATGATAGAAACTCGTTTCAGTACCCTTGTTAAGCAGAGCGCAGTATAGTTCATTGCTCAGTTTCGTGCTTAACtgcaagaaatgaagaaaaaagaattTATACTGTAAGTTGtcattcttatttaattaaaatagtaaatagaaCGTAGCTTCTTgaaggtaaactgaaaacatttttagtgaaaatgttttcatctttaGTATAACTTGCTTATACACCTCAGTTAATAACAtcttataagaaaaatgttcGAGATCCCTTCTTACCTTTGGAAGTAGATATTCGTTTTCATTCTGATCACCATACTTAAGAACTATCGTTAACGCCGCTATTTCTGTTTTAACTATAATTATCTACGAATAGCGACACAAAGTTATAAACAAATCCGTTGAAACAACTGAGAATTTTCTAGTCGAACGGGATTGCtattattgtagtttgtttaacAATCCATCTCAAGAGaagagtttatttttatttaaggtgTGATTCGAATGTTATGAATCTTaatttaaatcttatttattatttcaacgaTACCGAGAGCAATAACCAGATCTACAAGTAAAGCTTATAGAACATAACAAAGGTTTAGTAGTTGTTCTAGTTTATGCAAGTAGGTTTCTCTAATCagtaattgatattatttttgtcGGTCGATTTGTATATGCATTGCAATGAAGTCCACTCCATACTGTAAATGTGGTTTATTCTCTATTTGGCATTAGGTGGTATGGTTTACTCAATATGGAATGATATGTTATTGTGGGTTATTACAATTGTTTTGACGTTATGAGTTTACTTAACTTCTAAGTGATCGATAACGTGTTTAAGTTTAGTAACGAGTACGTAATtcattttcagtattcattaaaaCACTTGAATATTCTGTAAGTGGTTTAAAATCTCAGGCTGGATGAATGTTGGTTTTGATTCCATTACACCCACATAATTGTTGAAACTTGACTTTTTTAATATCGAAGTACAGGAGACCAACCGTGTAATTTATTAATGAGTTGTGGTGCTTCTTGTTAGAAGAtgtctaaatttaaaaaattttattttatattattactataattacaTGTACAATTACTTATACACATTGTAGTAAAACTTCAATTCTATGAAATcaaattttttacaaattatattctGGATTAACTTATGATATCACTGTCTTTCTACGAAATAAGCATCTACTTAAAAggctaatttaaaaatattaatgtaataattccaaaactgtatttagtattttataaattccgtacaaatatactgtttcaaataacccTGCCAACGAATGCTTTACTGTTATTTAATGTTGTGCGTACCAAGAGTTACATGTAGTGTTCCTCCTCTTTCATGAGATTTATATACACCAATAATACctattttaaattcttttttagGACTCATGCTTATTGGTGTGAAGCATAATTGGTGCAGTAATTAATTTAAGAATGTAGATTTTGTTATTTGTGATCTAAAGTCACAGATATAATTTATCTATGAATGTTGTGTTCTTAAATCCATCTGACAAAATAATTATACttgaattatattaataagtGAATATGTGAAGATAATTTTCGAGACATTATTCTATCAAGTTTTGCGGGATATTCGTACTTTGTACTCGCTGTTCACCATTTGCCACAAGAAGTGTTACAGGAATCACTCTATACACTATAATGCGACATGaaggtaatttttaaaacagCTGTGACAGGGTATACTGTGTGGAAACAAAAGTATCTTCtactaacaataacataaaacaataattcgtgttttatcattttctttatattgttgctATAGTGTCGtggaaaaaagaaatataaggaAAGCAATATTAAGTTGCAAATGTTTATTGAAATAGATTCACTAATTAATTTACACCCCCCAAAGATCAGAGGATCAGCACCGAAAATTCAGTAGACGACAGCAGatataaaatgttgaaatttaaaataaaagacatattttagtaacaaaatatggatTTTTATGATTATTGATCAATTTTTTGTAGAGTTTAAGTGCAAAGGTACAAAGActattttattacacttaacgTTTCACTAGTGATTATAAAAAGTACTTTATGActtacttaaataataatgtacactttactttttaaatattactcaCTCAAAACTGATGACATAATAAAATTCGTAGCCGAGAAAAGCGAACATTATGAAGTAggtacatttttgtttcattaaaaaattttaccTTATGTCAAAGCAGAGGCTTTAATGTAATAAAGCTTTTCCTAAGCCGACACCATAGCCATATCCTAGACCTCCCAGACCATATCCATATCCCAGTCCTCCCAGACCATAGCCAAATCCGAGGCCTCCCAGACCTAGTCCGTGGGCACCAACTCCAAGACCCAAGCCTACACCACCGTGGTTGATACGTGTGACGGAGGCAGCAGCTCGTCCAACGGGAATGCCACGTGCAGCCAAACCTTGAGCAGCGGCAACAGCGCCAGTTGCGTCAAAAGCAGCGACAGGTGCTACGGCAGCGGGAGCTACGGCAACACGAGCAACAGCAGCGGGAGCGACAGCAACAGGTGCAACACCAGCTGGACCAACAAGACCAGCGCCTAGCAGACCAGCATGGGTGTAGGCCAGAAGACCGAGAAAAACGATCTAGAcgtaaaataatagatattaagataataaatattttataaaggttatacTGACATTCCTCTTattctgataaataataaaaactaaatgttactgtttagttTGACTAATACTTTAGTTGAAATAGGAAAGTTGAAGTTATACATAATTACTGTTTCCAAACAATTTACTTTTCTCTTatgttagtaaataataaaatacatatgtatatactatttattgtcatctttatttcaactgaaaagcaaaatttgaaacaacagagaaaattttgaataaaaagagATATTGGCAAGTTGAAATTTTCGCTTATAAATCTCCATAGATTTCATTTAAATAGCTTAAACTTGATGTAATATTAAATGATCACTTACAAGAAATTTCATGGTTTGTGCTGCTGTTTTCAGATCTGGAAGAAAACTGTACTGTTCGCTTGCTCCTCGGTCCTTTTATAGTGTCTTCGAGCTCttgttaaacttgttttgttaGATGTCAGTATGTTCCTTAAATCGTTTTCATAGTTCACGCCCATCGTTGAAGGTTATCGACTTTTTTTCTCGCTTGTTTTATTCAGGTTATTGAGTACCAGTTGTATTTTTCTGTTCATTTTCAATAACTTTCTTATTAATATCAACGTGGATTAGCTTAATAGTAAGTGCACTTCCGTCTGCTTTAGGAGAAAATAACGATTTTAGCAACGTTGTTTTATTATGTCTGTTTTTGAGTATTTTTCACTGAACTTTTattgaatgtattaattttcttcaaatacCGATACAATGCATAATATGAGCATACAGAGTTAATTGAATGGTTTggagaatttttttgtttattgaatatcCTAGAATAACACTCGAGGAATATTCTTTGAAGTGTTAAACTATAGGTAAGGTAGATTCTTCCATACCATCCATACCATCTTAAATATTACTCACTCAAaactgattaaacaataaaatttgtttcattaaaatttcttttccTTATGCAAAAGCAGTATACATAGGTTTCTAAGGTTATTATAACGAAAGGAATATTTACCTCATATtatcgagtgttttaaccatctggccatgccagtcgTCAAATATTTGACATGATTCACTGAAATATTcttgaattaaataatacttaaaagGTTAGCAATGGATGTGAACAAATCCTTGCAtccatctttttttctttcttatccaATCAAGTTATTTTCAAGTCTCAGTTCTTACTAAAATGTCCAAATGATGTCGTTAGTTGTCGGTTGAACATTCTCACTGCAAAGTCTTATGATGTAATGCACTCAGGCTGTGAAGTTATTGCTCCAAAAATCTTCacaatagaatatattttttgatCATAAACATTTGTAGACTGTGCTGACTCTTTCTTAAGcaaaaaaatagtattaatatttcCAGTGTTCTAAACATATTCTAGTATTTACTCTAAAGACATAGAATGTAGTTCTTgccatgaaattcaaaacagcagAACCGTTAACATTGTTGGATAAACTATAGCGTGTggttaaaaatgtatgaatatatattattacagagTTATAGAAGAATTCAGAGAGCTGTAAAAGCAAAGATAGCAAAAAGATGAATGAAATGTTGTTCGTATCTAAAGTCACAGGTAAACAAAAGATGTCTGTGATATTGAAAGGaatattgtacaaaacattgaAACCATTAGCCATAATGTTTGGGTGTAAAGATTACTCAGTGGGAGATAAAATGTGTAAACTTCACATAgaatagaatttaaaatgtagaaaatacattAGATTGTGATGTAGATTAGAAAATACTCGGAAAATTGCATTAATGAAGATGAAAATGTCATAACTGATCCTAACAAATGGTTCattttgaattccacgcaaagctacacaaaagctattttCGTTAACCGCCCCCAATTTCGCAGAGAAAGAATAGAGAAAAGGCAAGTATTCCTGAACACTTCCcgctatttttattaatgttattttaccaaagaatagtagaattCACTGGACCATTATAACACCTACACGGCTGAAATGAGCGAGCATACttggtatatttgtttgtttttgagtttcgcgcaaagctacaagacgAATACTTAAGCTAATTTACCACTGTGTGAATAGataaaaggcaactagtcgttaCCACCTATTGCCAACCCTTTGGGtgctattttatcaacaaatagtgggattaactgtaactttataacacgtCCATGAGTAAAaccggcgagtatgtttggtgtggcggggaaaTGAACCTGCCTTTCTCAGCTGACGACTCAACCGCCCGTACCTCTTAGCCATGCCAGTCACGGATAAGAAATGGAAGGAAATGGCTCGTAAAGACGACCTCACAACCAAATAAGATAAACGTCGACATGGTTATTGTGATTTGTTTTCcgaattttattcattaaataaacagGATAAAATTTCATAATGTCAAAAAGCCATTTATAAAGAGAgaggtaataaatttaaaaccagaAACGTTCCcagaaaaaaactgaaagaaagcAAAACATTAGGAACgaagaggaaaataaaataaaagtatataaaatgctGTCTGTTAAcgacaatgaacataaagaaaacatttgtattttgtgttgttcGACTCAACCATTAATTTTAATAGAGCTTCAAAAACCCAGTCCGACGCAAgtagagcggtatgtctccggatttacaacgctaaattcagggtttcgattcccctcggtgattTTGCTATCAGAAGACataaaaaaagaactttttttagcatttaatagggtaggtctgaaaactatgaaattagtccaaatactagttggtcaaagtttaagaccataccataggtgtcgaaacccggtttcttgcgttTGGAAAttgcagacacaccactgtgcaAAAGAGGGCTTCAGAGAACTGACACAGGTTCCGTTCTTAATGAATTAGATAGCAACTTCTTTACAACATGTTTGGGTATCTGCCATTATTTGCCCAAAtaagtttactttcttttttatcacGCTTTTTTATGctgctcaatttttttttaatcgtcCATTCCAATTAAACTTAGAGGTTTTCTAACTTAATGATGTGTTTGCTATTAATAACCTTTCTCGTCCTTAGAACCTAGTTATAATTCACATGTGTAGTTTGGCTTAATATTCATAGAAAGCTCtttataatagaaataacaaaccaATATCTTTCCTTGACAAACTCTTAATTGATAGTTGTAGTTgtataccatttttattttatatgtcacTAAAGAGTTAATAACTGAGTAAAGACGTGTTCAATACTTCCCTCTTATTTTGATTAAGGAAGGAAGGTTCTCAACCTAAATGAATAAAAGCTCTTAATGCTCTTCATACTTTATATATAGGTAGTAAAGGCACTGTTTAAGCGATCATGATAATACCCGTTATTCTACTTATTCAAAATATAGGgttaacaaacagttaaaacttATAATCCGTGATTCTCTTTTGTTTTATCTTGCATCCATGATGAAAGTACATAATCACATGACGAAAGTATCACTAGTAATTTTATCACCTGCAATTACCTTATCCTACTTATTGCTatcgaatttcgcgcaacgccactttagggctatctacgctaatcgttcctaatttaacagtgtaagactacagggaaggcagctagtcattaccacccaccgccaattcttgggatactcatTGACCGTTatataataacacccccacgggtgttgtgacggggatttgaacccgcgaccatcgaattacgagtcgtgtgcattaaccacctggccatgcctactCGTTGACCTGATCCTTAAAGTTGCGTGTCACACAAGGTTGAAAAATaccaaatactcaatatattgaaaaataacatcaTTATCTAATTTCAgacacatataattttaaaacttttattaatattaataaaattattcaataaaattttttacttttaggGTGTCTTGCTTTTAGCGTTAATGTGAAATCCAGAAAGCtccaaatttattgttttaaaggcaAGTGCTCTCATGATATTTGAACTCTTGAAGATAATatatgttttgaccttcctattaaataaattaaaacaaaacagcattaataaattatttttaaaaagctcTCTTTCTAACCATATGAAATCATCAGCAATAACAGACCTATAAAACGATGCTCCATGAATGTCATTTTTCATTGTTCTCATCAGAGGTCACGATAATTGTTAagcatttaaacaatatattattttttcactggAGTTATTTTCTGTAACAATCTTAAGTCAgagaaattcatatttattataccTAATATTAACTTATTTAGAAGAATGATATTAATAATTGGAAACACATCTTTTTCAATACTTTTCATTGTATTCGGTGTTTTATCATTTGACACAACATATCCCGAAGAAttagtttacaatattattttgttgttatccttTCATTACCTTACACATTCAGATAATAATCTGTAACAACATAACATATACTTAACACATActtcttaaagtgaaaacaaaagttcTTCGATTATTAAGCGCTTAATCTTTATTATTTGTTAGAGATTcaaaattaacacaatttttaGGCTAATTTGCACTCGCGTCATTTCTGTCACTAATAGCCTTTCTCTTAGTTACGGTAAGTATGTTAGTACAAACCTAATACAGTATTCTCTAAGCACGttaagagattgtttgtttgttattgagtgcAAAACTACGTAATTGTTCATCTATAATGTGCCTACCAGAAGCAATAAAATCACGTTTTTAGAGCTATAAACCTTttgacttactgctgagccacaagGTGGTTGAGGGTGTTCATTCAACAGCTAATACATGGtttctataactttaaaaattgaagtaaattgttatataaatgtggcaggatttattttaaaaatatatattataatcaatCTTTCCCAGCTATATCCACACATAAAAGAAATCATCCCCATTTCGCGAAAAGATATTTACTCCTCAAAAGAAAACTCTCGTTTGGGGGAAGGtttaatactaaataatttatataaaagagtttgttattccatttttttcttattttacataaGTACATTATTTAAAGTAGTTGCTATATTCTTTTTTAATGGGCCGGATATGACATAATGATTGTAATGAAAGGTTGCAGATCGGTAGTTTCAACAAAGAACTGGCAATTTTAAAACGTTAGGGCAAAAACAAGTGGTTAAGGATCTCgaatcgtaatgtgagggtcacgagttcgaatctccgtcacaccaaaacatgttcgccctgtcagccgtaagagtaacctaagagttggtggtgagagGTAATAACAAGCTTTCTgatctgtagtcttacactgctaaattagagacttcTAGCGCAggtagcactcgtgtagctttgcgaaaaatccaaaaagaaacaaaatgtcagAGGTCTGTCAGCTAGCCATTTAGCTCTTCTGTTAAATACGTTTGAGAATGCcaagtattttttttcaatttgtgaTAAGTAACTAAAGCTGGTTTATTTCTAGAATTTGAAAGAATTGATTCATAAAACCTGAGAAAATATACTCTTATGGCAATTCTTAACTGGATCAAATCGGTTCCAATCAAAACTATTGTTTGactttttttgtttcattgttgacAGTTTTCAGATAAATAAGaaacaatttcagtttgaaatagttaaaaaacaCTGGTGAAAATAAAGCGTAAAATCAGTTATTGCAAGAAGAaggaaaacttaaaaataaaacaagaaaagtaaatatgtGGAACTTcgattacactttttttttatttgcagaaACTACTTAATGCATAAAAAGCATTGTTTCAAATACTTTATGATGTTATATCTTAGTCTGCCGTATAAAGTCGTTAACAACATggaattaaaacaggtttaaggCTTATGgtaatagtgtatatatatataaaggaatatGATTTTTTATAAGAGGTTGTAATGCTTTCAAGGTTGCAGGAGGTTGAATTTAAGATTAGGTGAAAACTCTTCAGGCATTACATTTAGGCTGTAATAGCGAAACAGGGTTTTCGAGATTAACTAATAATCTAGGTCAATAGTAAATTAGGGATCTATTAAAACAGGTTATGACCTAAAACCTTCGCGAGATTGTGGCGAATTGTAAGAAAGCTGggagaatacaaaatatacagcTGGTGTAAGTGATCAATAGAAGGTAATTAAACACGAATATTGAGTTAGTCGTTTGGTTAAGTTGAATTTTGAATTCTAgcagtatattaaagaaaaaaagatgcaATGTCACCTTACATTACGACAACGCGGAAACTATGGTGCATGCGTTGTCATCGCTTTGTGGTTTATGTAGTATGACGTTTTTGTTGAATTCATTTTCGCTATTATTTTTTGTTCACTTGTTTATATGAAGTTAAGCACCATGCTAAACAATGAGCAATCTGTACTCTACTTATCATGAAACccagtttgtagcgttgtaattccgaagACATACCGTTATGGCACTTGAAGGCTTTTGCGAATGACAATAATGATTGAACTCATCAAATAAAACACTGTATTTCAAGAAAGTTTCAAACGTGTTGAAACTGCTCTAAGTGTTCAATATTCAAAACTCTATGTCTACACGGCCGAATTCTGGTGTGATGAACTGTGTTCTCTAAGGTCCAAGGCTAGAGCAAGCAACATGCTGCTAATACGCAACTCCCTTGAAACTGGAGGGTcgtttataaatgtgtttgtcAATAACGTTAATTGGTTAAAATACCAACACAAGCAGTAAGTGCGACTTTCAAGTTGCCTTCCTTCAAGTTAGAAGTTGAAAATGACATAAGGTTATGACGGAAATTGGTAGCTTTCACCTTAAACCCATGGCTAGGGGTGGTTGTTCCAATCAAATTAAGAATATCGTATGTGGAAAACTATTGAACTTCTACCATTCAAACCTAAATAAGTGACTATTAAAAAGGGCAAAAACTGTTACATGTATGATTAACACGCAATGATTTCGTATAATAAGCTCAGATGTGATTATGAAAGCCTtcattaattgttaaaaagtattataattataattacaagtaCAAAACAAACTAGAAATGTAGATCAACATTCTTTTCAGTTCATCAACTGTCATTGAGTTACACCAATTTCAAGGAATTCTACCTGTTATCTATTATACACgtgtaatacttttttttattttggaacaCAAATTATTAAAGACACCACATATCGAAGGAACAGCTCAGATTGATATTAAAGACGTGTAATACTGGTTTATTGTTGGAACAAAAATTATTACAGACACCACATATCGTCCAAAGAACAGTTCATGAAGGTATTATAAACGTG
This region includes:
- the LOC143257825 gene encoding uncharacterized protein LOC143257825, encoding MEIRKQHISFRELEIPAVTMNTLIVFLGLLAYTNAGLLGAGLVRPGGVAPVAVAPAAVARVAVAPAAAFHATGAVAAAQGLDARGISVGRAAASVTRIHHGGLGLGLIVGAHGLSLGGLGFGYGLGGLGYGLGRRGYGYVLGGLGYGLGRRGYGYMVSA
- the LOC143258149 gene encoding uncharacterized protein LOC143258149; protein product: MKFLIVFLGLLAYTHAGLLGAGLVGPAGVAPVAVAPAAVARVAVAPAAVAPVAAFDATGAVAAAQGLAARGIPVGRAAASVTRINHGGVGLGLGVGAHGLGLGGLGFGYGLGGLGYGYGLGGLGYGYGVGLGKALLH